The genomic DNA ACGCAGAACCGCTTGCCGGTGAAGACGATCGTGGTGAACAACTCCTCGCTCAACTTCGTGGAACTCGAGATGAAGGCGGCAGGCTTCGTCACATACGCGACCGACCTGGAGAACCCGAACTTCGCGGCCGTCGCCGAGGCTCTCGGCATCTTCGCGCGGCGCGTGGAGCGCAGCGAGGATCTCCCGGATGCCGTGCGCGAGGTTCTCGCTCATGACGGGCCGGCGCTGCTCGACGTCGTCACAGAGCGCCAGGAGCTGTCCATGCCGCCGGCGATCACCGCCGAGCAGGTCAAGGGCTTCGCCCTCTACGCGATCCGCACCGTCATGTCGGGCAGAGGCGATGAACTGCTCGATCTCGCCAGGGCGAACTGGCGGCAGCTGTTCTGACGACGTGCGGCCCCTGAGCCTGTCGGAGGGCCGCTGTTCGCCGGGGCGGACAGCATGCCCTACACTGGAGAGGCAGTTGTCTGCATTCTTTTTCCATGCCCGCGGGTGCGGATGGGATGCGGATCCAGGGGCCTCACGGTCTCTAGGGCGGTAGCTCAATTGGCAGAGCAGCGGTCTCCAAAACCGCAGGTTGCAGGTTCGATTCCTGTCCGCCCTGCGCGTCAGCGCAACGCTGACACACGAAAGGTACATTCAGGATGGATCAGGACGAACCGCGCGGCGATGTCGTCGCGGCAGGCGGCGCAGCCAGTGTGAAGAAGCTCGGCTTCTTCGGCCGGATCGCGCTGTTCTTCCGTCAGGTCATCGGCGAGCTTCGCAAGGTCGTCACGCCCACGCGCAAGGAACTGTTCAAGTTCACCGGCGTCGTGCTGGTCTTCGTGGCGATCATGATGACTCTGGTCTACGGCCTGGACACCGCCTTCTCGTGGCTGACGGCTCAGGTCTTCGGGGTGCCGCAGTAAGCGTCGCCCTCGCGGCCCCGGCCGCAATGAATGGAAAGAAACAACGTGTCTGAACGATATTCCGACGACGCCGACTGGGCGACAGCTGCAGAGCAGTCCAGTGAGGACGACGAGGCGCAGGAGGGCAACGTGCTCTCCGCCGAAGAGAAGTCGGCTTCGGCTGCCGAGCATGTCGCCCTGCACATCGAGGGCGACGCGGATGACTCGAACGACGAAGGCACGGAAGACATCGACATCGACGACCCGGAGGCGGACGCGATCGTGAACGACGCTCTCAACCTGGACGAAGCGGCAGAATCCGAAGCTGCCGCTGAGGTCCTCAACGACGGAGCGGCCGAAGAGGCCGCAGATCTCGAGGCGGCTTCCGCTGACGAGGTCACCCCTTACGACGGCCCCGACGTGAACGGCGATGAGGACGCCGTCACCGACGAGGCCGACGACGACGCGGAAGAAGACCCGTACGAGGCCTTCCGCATGGATCTGCGCATGATGCCGGGCAAGTGGTACGTCATCCACTCCTACGCCGGTTTCGAGCGCAAGGTGAAGGCCAACATCGAGCAGCGCAAGTCGACGCTCGAGGTCGAGGACGACATCTATCAGATCGAGGTCCCGATGGAGGACGTCGTCGAGATCAAGAACGGCCAGCGCAAGATGGTCACGCGCGTCCGGATCCCCGGTTACGTGCTCGTGCGCATGGAGCTCAACGAAGACACCTGGTCGGTCGTGCGCCACACTCCCGGCGTCACGGGTTTCGTGGGCAACGCCCACAACCCGACACCTCTGCGTTTCGAAGAGGCCTTCAACATGCTGAAGGCGCTCGTCGAGGTCAAGGATCTCCCGACCGCGAAGAACGTCCAGTCGAAGGGCGGCGTGGCTGTCGCCCGCTCGATTCCCGCCGAGGTCGACTTCGAGGTGGGCGAGACCATCACGATCAAGGAGGGCTCGTTCGCCGGCCTTCCTGGTTCGATCAGCGAGATCAAGCCTGAGAGCGGCAAGCTCACGGTGCTCGTCTCCCTCTTCGAGCGCGAGACCCCGGTCGAGTTGTCGTTCGACCAGGTCACGAAGATGAACTGACACGAGACTGCTTCACGAACGCCCCGTTCGGCTCCGGCCGGCGGGGCGTTCTGCATGCGGTAGACTTGCGTGGTTTGTGCTGCGGTCCCTGAGCCTGTCGAAGGGCCGGCGCGCGCGAACACACCACAGCCCGGAGATGCCGGGTTCGTGGGAGATCGGATGCTTCGGCATCCGTTCGATGAGAGGAAATGAAATGGCACCGAAGAAGAAGGTGACCGGCCTGATCAAACTCCAGATCAACGCCGGCGCCGCCAACCCGGCTCCGCCGATCGGCCCCGCGCTGGGTCAGCACGGCGTGAACATCATGGAGTTCTGCAAGGCGTACAACGCCGCGACCGAGTCGCAGCGCGGCAACGTC from Microbacterium profundi includes the following:
- the secE gene encoding preprotein translocase subunit SecE, whose translation is MDQDEPRGDVVAAGGAASVKKLGFFGRIALFFRQVIGELRKVVTPTRKELFKFTGVVLVFVAIMMTLVYGLDTAFSWLTAQVFGVPQ
- the nusG gene encoding transcription termination/antitermination protein NusG, whose protein sequence is MSERYSDDADWATAAEQSSEDDEAQEGNVLSAEEKSASAAEHVALHIEGDADDSNDEGTEDIDIDDPEADAIVNDALNLDEAAESEAAAEVLNDGAAEEAADLEAASADEVTPYDGPDVNGDEDAVTDEADDDAEEDPYEAFRMDLRMMPGKWYVIHSYAGFERKVKANIEQRKSTLEVEDDIYQIEVPMEDVVEIKNGQRKMVTRVRIPGYVLVRMELNEDTWSVVRHTPGVTGFVGNAHNPTPLRFEEAFNMLKALVEVKDLPTAKNVQSKGGVAVARSIPAEVDFEVGETITIKEGSFAGLPGSISEIKPESGKLTVLVSLFERETPVELSFDQVTKMN